In Winkia neuii, a genomic segment contains:
- the rpmB gene encoding 50S ribosomal protein L28: protein MAATCEICGKGPGFGKSVSHSHVRTNRRWNPNIQRVRAVVNGTPKRINVCTKCIKSDRVPR, encoded by the coding sequence GTGGCTGCTACCTGCGAAATCTGCGGCAAGGGACCCGGCTTCGGGAAGTCCGTTTCGCACTCTCACGTGCGCACCAACCGCCGTTGGAACCCGAACATTCAGCGCGTGCGCGCCGTTGTGAACGGTACCCCGAAACGCATCAACGTATGCACCAAGTGCATCAAGTCTGATCGCGTTCCGCGCTAA
- the add gene encoding adenosine deaminase, with amino-acid sequence MELSEFVSSLPKVELHVHIEGTLEPELKFALAERNGITLDQQTPQQVRDSYDFTDLPSFLAAYYDGMDVLRTEADFYDLATAYLTKAASQNVRYVEMFFDPQAHTSRGISFHTVISGIRRAQIDAEANLGIVSTLIMCFLRDFQPEYAMATLLESLPYAHWIMGVGLDSDENGNPPANFEAVFARARKDGYLLTCHCDVDIPHSIEHIGQAINQIGTARIDHGTNIVEDESLVKYVAKAGIGLTSCPISNSWISEGGKVAEIKQLVGQGVRVSINSDDPAYFGGYIGENFQYLLEAGVDKQFLIERCKDAVAMSWASPTLKRQLLQEIAELEY; translated from the coding sequence ATGGAACTAAGTGAATTCGTATCTTCCCTCCCCAAAGTGGAATTACACGTACACATCGAGGGAACTCTAGAACCCGAACTAAAATTCGCTCTGGCCGAGCGAAACGGAATAACGCTTGATCAACAAACCCCACAGCAAGTCCGTGACTCCTACGATTTCACCGACTTGCCGTCATTCTTAGCCGCCTATTACGACGGCATGGACGTCCTGCGCACCGAAGCAGACTTTTATGACCTCGCCACCGCCTACCTAACCAAGGCAGCTTCCCAGAATGTTCGCTACGTGGAAATGTTCTTTGACCCGCAGGCACACACCAGCCGCGGAATTTCTTTCCACACCGTAATCAGTGGCATCCGCCGCGCACAGATAGACGCTGAAGCAAACCTGGGCATCGTAAGCACCTTGATTATGTGTTTTCTTCGGGATTTCCAACCCGAATATGCCATGGCGACCCTGCTGGAATCCCTACCCTACGCGCACTGGATCATGGGGGTCGGACTGGATTCTGACGAAAACGGCAATCCTCCGGCAAACTTTGAGGCCGTCTTTGCCCGCGCCCGCAAAGACGGTTACCTGCTTACCTGCCACTGCGATGTGGACATCCCTCACTCCATTGAACACATTGGCCAGGCTATTAACCAGATTGGGACTGCCAGGATCGACCACGGCACCAACATTGTCGAAGACGAATCGCTCGTAAAATACGTTGCCAAGGCCGGTATTGGCCTTACCTCCTGCCCCATCTCTAATTCTTGGATTTCAGAGGGCGGAAAGGTTGCCGAGATCAAACAGCTAGTAGGTCAGGGCGTGCGCGTAAGCATCAATTCAGACGACCCGGCATACTTCGGCGGTTACATCGGGGAAAACTTCCAATACCTCTTGGAGGCAGGGGTTGACAAGCAGTTCCTGATCGAGCGTTGTAAGGATGCCGTAGCAATGTCGTGGGCCTCCCCTACCTTGAAGCGGCAGCTTCTACAGGAGATAGCTGAGCTGGAGTATTAG
- a CDS encoding GNAT family N-acetyltransferase produces MGQLRVTEASEDHLEAITRIYNHAIEHTTSVWTEEPVDVANRRAWLAGHQDEGYPVIVALDGNEVVGFASLSAFRPWPGYFACVENSIYVAPECAGKGIGTLLLSSLVERAQPYHTIVAGIEATNDASIRLHQKLGFTKVGEFPQVGNKFGRWLDLTFMEKIVDSQRA; encoded by the coding sequence GTGGGTCAGCTTCGTGTGACAGAGGCGAGTGAAGACCATCTTGAGGCGATTACCCGCATTTACAATCACGCTATAGAGCACACGACTTCAGTGTGGACTGAAGAGCCTGTAGATGTTGCTAATAGGCGTGCTTGGCTGGCAGGGCATCAAGACGAAGGATACCCGGTAATCGTGGCGCTGGACGGCAATGAGGTAGTTGGATTCGCCTCGCTGTCTGCGTTCCGGCCGTGGCCAGGATATTTTGCCTGTGTAGAAAATTCGATTTATGTGGCACCTGAGTGTGCTGGCAAGGGCATAGGTACGCTGCTGCTCTCGTCTTTGGTTGAGCGGGCTCAGCCCTATCACACAATAGTGGCGGGGATTGAAGCTACCAACGATGCTTCGATCAGGCTCCACCAAAAACTCGGTTTTACAAAGGTTGGCGAATTTCCTCAGGTGGGGAACAAATTTGGTAGATGGCTGGACCTGACCTTCATGGAGAAGATTGTCGACTCTCAGCGCGCCTGA
- a CDS encoding DoxX family protein: MKASHLPFVFIPVGTMHFVKPEVFDGIIPDFIPGDKRFWTYASGVLELACAAGLMHPKTRKAAGLLSAGVLAGVWPANFQMAWDWRNEPWQKQVISIGRLPLQIPMIKAALEAYKGN; this comes from the coding sequence ATGAAGGCTAGTCATTTACCGTTTGTTTTTATCCCAGTAGGCACCATGCATTTCGTAAAACCGGAAGTATTTGATGGTATTATCCCGGATTTCATTCCCGGTGATAAACGATTCTGGACTTACGCCTCTGGCGTCTTGGAGCTAGCCTGCGCTGCTGGACTCATGCATCCAAAGACTCGCAAGGCTGCCGGTCTTTTGTCAGCCGGGGTGCTTGCGGGCGTATGGCCGGCAAACTTCCAGATGGCTTGGGACTGGCGCAACGAACCTTGGCAGAAGCAAGTGATCTCTATCGGGCGGCTGCCACTGCAGATCCCCATGATCAAGGCTGCCTTGGAAGCCTACAAGGGAAACTAA
- the infC gene encoding translation initiation factor IF-3: MISELRINDRIRVPEVRLVGPSGEQVGVVRVDQALHLAQEAGLDLVEVAPNAKPPVAKLMDYGKYKYEAAQKAREARRNQANTQLKEIRFRLKIDEHDYETKRGHVERFLNGGDKVKVMIMFRGREQSRPELGVKLLERLADDVSELGTVESMPRQDGRNMTMVLGPVKRKKMAKSQQRRSHQDGRPVKRNRQAEKDARKAARAAAAAKEQQD, translated from the coding sequence ATCATCAGCGAGCTACGAATTAATGATCGCATTCGCGTCCCTGAGGTCCGCCTAGTTGGCCCTTCGGGCGAGCAAGTCGGCGTCGTTCGCGTCGATCAGGCGCTGCATCTAGCCCAGGAGGCTGGTCTTGACCTAGTCGAGGTCGCTCCCAACGCTAAGCCGCCGGTTGCGAAGCTCATGGATTACGGCAAGTACAAGTACGAGGCCGCACAGAAGGCTCGTGAGGCACGTCGTAACCAGGCCAATACGCAGCTGAAAGAGATTCGTTTCCGCCTGAAGATTGACGAACACGACTATGAAACCAAGAGGGGGCATGTCGAACGCTTCCTGAATGGTGGCGACAAGGTAAAGGTCATGATCATGTTCCGTGGACGTGAGCAGTCTCGTCCCGAACTTGGTGTGAAACTGTTGGAACGTCTTGCAGATGACGTGTCGGAATTGGGCACCGTTGAATCCATGCCTCGTCAGGATGGGCGCAACATGACTATGGTGCTCGGTCCGGTAAAGCGCAAGAAGATGGCCAAATCGCAGCAGCGTAGGTCTCACCAGGATGGTCGTCCTGTGAAGCGTAACCGTCAGGCTGAAAAAGACGCTCGTAAAGCAGCCCGCGCTGCGGCAGCTGCAAAAGAACAGCAAGACTAG
- the rplT gene encoding 50S ribosomal protein L20 yields MARVKRSVNARKKRRTTLDRASGYRGQRSRLYRKAKEQVTHSMVYNYKDRKKRKGNFRRLWIQRINAACRAEGMTYNRFMQGLRLAEVEVDRRMLAELAVSEPAAFASLVDTAKKALPEDVNAPAAK; encoded by the coding sequence ATGGCACGTGTCAAGAGGTCTGTCAACGCTCGTAAGAAGCGTCGCACCACCCTGGATCGGGCATCTGGCTACAGGGGACAGCGTTCCCGCCTCTACCGTAAGGCGAAGGAACAAGTTACCCACTCAATGGTCTACAACTACAAGGACCGTAAGAAGCGTAAGGGTAACTTCCGCAGGCTGTGGATCCAGCGTATCAACGCTGCATGCCGCGCCGAGGGCATGACTTACAACCGTTTCATGCAGGGCTTGCGCCTGGCCGAGGTTGAGGTTGACCGGCGCATGCTGGCCGAACTGGCCGTCAGCGAACCGGCTGCCTTCGCTTCCTTGGTTGACACCGCAAAGAAGGCTCTGCCCGAAGACGTAAACGCTCCGGCTGCTAAGTAA
- a CDS encoding TrmH family RNA methyltransferase: MEQVNARPERLTDPNTNRVRTVKRLSGRAFRVKSLQIRVEGPQAVAELCRFAPDAVKDIYVGELATGRRPDVVQLALQTTEWMHDCDDSVVNAMSSDGQGFIAVASRDAIGGDLEKIAEQAVASARPVVICPQTQDPGNAGTLIRLADAFGAAGVVMCKGSADPAGPKVIRASAGSVFHLPVVADLTFDEVYDVLARKGIAFLGADGKGEVPLPVLSANKGPVGLGSPHAWVLGNEAHGLAEDQLEACTATVSIPMSGQAESLNIAAAAALCLYASQQGRQ; this comes from the coding sequence ATGGAGCAGGTGAACGCGCGTCCCGAACGACTTACCGACCCGAATACAAATCGGGTACGTACGGTAAAGCGCCTTTCGGGGCGCGCTTTCCGCGTTAAGTCGTTGCAGATAAGAGTAGAAGGCCCTCAGGCTGTAGCTGAGCTGTGCAGGTTTGCTCCCGATGCGGTAAAAGACATCTACGTGGGCGAGCTAGCTACAGGGCGTAGGCCCGATGTTGTACAGCTGGCCCTGCAGACTACCGAATGGATGCATGACTGCGACGATTCCGTGGTCAACGCCATGTCTTCGGACGGGCAAGGCTTTATTGCCGTTGCCTCCCGGGACGCCATTGGTGGGGACCTGGAGAAGATCGCCGAGCAAGCGGTAGCGTCGGCACGCCCAGTGGTCATCTGTCCGCAAACGCAAGATCCGGGCAACGCTGGCACTCTTATTAGGCTTGCCGATGCTTTTGGTGCTGCTGGCGTGGTTATGTGCAAGGGCAGTGCTGACCCTGCCGGTCCTAAGGTTATTCGTGCTTCGGCAGGATCGGTCTTCCATTTGCCCGTGGTTGCCGACCTTACCTTTGACGAGGTCTATGACGTGTTGGCCCGAAAGGGTATCGCCTTCCTCGGCGCTGACGGCAAAGGTGAAGTTCCCCTTCCCGTCCTCAGCGCAAATAAGGGTCCTGTTGGGCTAGGATCGCCACACGCTTGGGTACTTGGAAACGAAGCGCATGGCCTTGCCGAGGATCAGCTGGAGGCATGCACTGCTACGGTGTCGATACCCATGTCAGGGCAAGCTGAATCCCTAAACATCGCAGCGGCAGCTGCGCTGTGCCTGTACGCCTCTCAGCAGGGGCGGCAGTGA
- a CDS encoding iron chaperone, with amino-acid sequence MVDISIFKDFIASVSEGEARDSYAGLLEWVATKFPELEPVIKWNKPMFLLEGTFILGLYAATKHMSVAVEKNIFEQFLPKIEKVGYTHGKKLFRIRYDQETDYDLLEEIIRAQIEDKRGLDRFWK; translated from the coding sequence ATGGTGGATATAAGCATTTTCAAGGATTTCATCGCTAGTGTGTCAGAGGGCGAAGCACGCGATTCCTACGCTGGCTTGCTTGAGTGGGTTGCTACAAAGTTCCCGGAGTTAGAGCCCGTAATCAAGTGGAACAAGCCGATGTTTTTGCTTGAGGGTACTTTTATTCTCGGCCTGTACGCGGCTACTAAGCATATGTCCGTGGCTGTCGAGAAGAATATCTTTGAGCAGTTCTTACCCAAGATCGAGAAAGTCGGTTATACGCACGGCAAGAAGCTCTTTCGAATTAGGTACGATCAGGAAACTGATTACGATCTGCTCGAAGAGATCATCCGGGCGCAGATCGAGGACAAGCGCGGCCTGGATCGCTTCTGGAAGTGA
- a CDS encoding thiamine-phosphate kinase, with translation MKISEVDEGTLIGAFVPFLPTGCQTVIGPGDDCAVVKAPDSRYVITTDMLVEGSHFKREWSSAFEIGQRAAAQNLADVAAMGAHPTSLVCSLALPPSLEVSWLVDFAKGLADRARPLGCGVVGGDLTQSRTLAISVTALGDMAGLQPVLRSGAKVGDRIVLAGTLGYSATGLELLSEGRKARSQREQQAVQIFRAPNPPLQMGPTLAKAGASAMMDVSDGLLKDARRIAKASQVRMDLDYSLLKPFISALEGSCADPLDNVLCGGEDHALLATIPSHIELPTGLRAIGKVMAGEGVCLDGKLLSASGGWESYRH, from the coding sequence GTGAAAATCTCGGAAGTGGACGAAGGCACACTCATTGGTGCCTTCGTCCCTTTTCTGCCCACTGGCTGCCAGACAGTCATCGGCCCAGGCGATGACTGTGCTGTTGTAAAAGCGCCGGATTCCCGCTATGTCATTACTACCGACATGCTGGTTGAAGGGAGCCATTTCAAAAGAGAATGGTCTTCTGCTTTCGAGATAGGCCAACGAGCGGCTGCTCAGAATCTAGCTGACGTCGCTGCAATGGGAGCCCACCCGACCTCACTGGTATGCTCGCTCGCACTCCCGCCATCCCTTGAAGTCAGTTGGCTAGTGGATTTCGCTAAAGGACTAGCCGACCGTGCTCGTCCGCTTGGCTGCGGCGTAGTCGGCGGAGATTTAACTCAGTCGCGCACTCTAGCCATCTCTGTGACCGCCCTCGGCGATATGGCAGGTCTACAGCCAGTGCTGCGTAGCGGTGCGAAGGTAGGGGACCGCATCGTCTTGGCTGGCACCCTAGGCTACTCGGCAACGGGGCTGGAACTACTCAGCGAGGGAAGAAAGGCACGCTCTCAGCGCGAGCAGCAAGCGGTTCAGATATTCCGCGCCCCGAATCCGCCTTTGCAGATGGGGCCGACGCTTGCCAAGGCCGGCGCGAGCGCGATGATGGACGTCTCTGACGGCCTTCTAAAGGATGCTCGCCGCATCGCAAAGGCTTCTCAAGTGCGCATGGATCTTGATTATTCACTTTTAAAGCCGTTTATTTCGGCGTTGGAAGGTAGCTGCGCCGATCCGTTAGACAATGTGCTTTGTGGGGGCGAAGACCACGCGCTACTTGCCACTATTCCTAGCCACATAGAACTGCCGACAGGCTTGCGCGCAATAGGCAAGGTAATGGCAGGTGAAGGCGTATGTCTGGACGGGAAATTGCTATCTGCTTCCGGGGGCTGGGAAAGCTACAGGCACTAG
- a CDS encoding UTP--glucose-1-phosphate uridylyltransferase, whose protein sequence is MSEKGLQAAQQKMAAKGVDQNAINVFTHYYRELEAGATGLIPEETIDPLTEVQSLDSTPVSDEQAKEAIQKTVYIKLNGGLGTSMGLDDAKSLIPVRDGKSFLDLICQQVRAVRQNWDATLPLLLMDSFRTQESTLRALENYPDIKVDGLPLDFLQNQEPKLRTDNLEPVQWPADPSLEWCPPGHGDIYTALLGTGLLDKFLEAGYRYACTSNSDNLGGYPNPHIAGWFAASGAPYAAEVCERTPADRKGGHLARRKSDGQLILRDTAQTPKEQMHFFTDEHRHPYFHTNNLWFDLQVLRDTLVQRKAVLGLPLIRNKKTVDPTDKNSTEVYQIEAAMGAAVQSFPGATAILVGRERFLPVKTTSDLALVRSDVYELTADARLVSQVEEAPFVQLDPDYYKTIAQFEERFPKGVPSLKKASSFVVEGDWTFDEGVTIEGERKIDGAGSPGEVLQ, encoded by the coding sequence ATGAGTGAAAAAGGACTGCAAGCAGCGCAGCAAAAAATGGCCGCCAAAGGCGTCGACCAGAATGCGATCAACGTGTTCACCCATTACTACAGGGAGCTGGAAGCGGGAGCTACCGGGCTAATTCCAGAGGAGACGATTGATCCCCTCACTGAGGTGCAGAGTCTTGACTCCACTCCGGTTAGTGACGAGCAGGCAAAAGAGGCTATTCAGAAGACCGTCTACATAAAGCTCAACGGCGGACTAGGCACGTCTATGGGATTGGACGACGCGAAGTCCCTTATACCCGTGCGCGATGGCAAGTCCTTCCTGGATCTGATCTGCCAGCAAGTTAGAGCAGTGCGGCAGAACTGGGATGCAACCCTCCCTCTTTTACTCATGGATTCTTTCCGCACCCAGGAATCGACGTTGCGGGCACTTGAGAACTACCCCGACATCAAAGTTGACGGACTCCCGCTGGATTTTCTGCAAAACCAGGAACCAAAACTGCGAACCGACAACCTTGAGCCTGTTCAGTGGCCAGCAGATCCGTCACTTGAGTGGTGCCCTCCCGGCCACGGTGACATATACACAGCCCTACTGGGGACTGGCTTACTTGATAAGTTCCTAGAGGCCGGATACCGCTACGCGTGTACTTCTAATTCGGATAATTTGGGCGGCTACCCGAATCCGCATATTGCGGGCTGGTTCGCCGCCTCAGGTGCGCCATATGCGGCAGAAGTTTGCGAACGTACCCCTGCCGATCGTAAAGGGGGCCACCTAGCCAGGCGGAAGAGCGATGGGCAGCTGATATTGCGGGACACCGCTCAGACTCCAAAAGAGCAGATGCATTTCTTTACTGATGAGCATCGCCACCCGTACTTCCACACCAATAACTTGTGGTTCGACCTGCAGGTGTTGCGTGACACACTGGTACAGAGGAAAGCCGTCCTTGGGCTGCCACTGATCCGCAACAAGAAGACTGTAGATCCCACTGACAAGAACAGCACCGAGGTGTACCAGATTGAAGCGGCTATGGGGGCTGCAGTCCAGTCTTTCCCCGGAGCGACCGCGATTCTGGTTGGCCGTGAGCGCTTCTTACCCGTTAAGACCACCTCTGATTTGGCCCTCGTGCGCTCCGATGTGTACGAGCTAACTGCCGATGCGCGTCTAGTCTCTCAGGTCGAGGAGGCACCCTTCGTGCAGCTGGATCCCGATTACTACAAGACGATTGCACAATTCGAGGAGCGTTTCCCGAAGGGGGTTCCGTCACTGAAGAAGGCATCTTCCTTTGTTGTAGAGGGGGATTGGACCTTCGACGAAGGTGTGACGATCGAGGGGGAGCGCAAGATAGATGGGGCTGGCTCGCCAGGCGAGGTGCTGCAGTAG
- the phoA gene encoding alkaline phosphatase → MLKKNSKVIGGIGALALLAAPIAGIATSAADSPTTRGYNGPNSCVTMDGNGNVVAPGPGDCAQFGTAGQQRSNAKAKNVILLIGDGMGQQEITAARNYLKGAGGRFEGLDELTSDGLYTHHSINKDGSFNYVTDSAASGTAWSTGTKTYNGAIGVDLKGKPQENLLEVAKNAGMRTGNVSTAEIQDATPAVMGAHATDRSYYSPTGPKPAKGEDLRENGGIGSISEQLIDTRADVTMGGGRKYFDSVVAKDSGNTNPFLKGEAKYDTKWKAGKSVLENAKDNGFQVAETAEDLEKISEANQQNPVLGLFSPGNMETTFAPSEAVKGGATAEPQTCKKQEIGSEPELKAMTEKAIDLLDKPDSDKGFFLQVESASIDKRDHAADACGQIGETGRLDEATKVALDFAKADGNTLVVVTADHSHTSQVVPDGEDSVAFATRLRTEEGSTMTVAYGTQPTTDSSMQHTGAQLRIGAYGPGEENVIGQTDQTDTFFTIKNALGLGEQGAANDLVKKPAEAQNVQDTCYKIDKDGKVVAPKPGECAQYGESGPGRSTDKAKNVIVFIGDGMGDSEITSARNYLYGANGRLPGLDNLKYTGSYTHFSLNPQTGKPNYVTDSAASSTAWNTGTKTYNGAIGVDMLGKPVPNLLENAKARGMKTGNVSTAEIEDATPAGAATHALNRKCYGPEMDKNKQACQGEKFKKQFRENGGLGSIAEQLVDVRADVTLGGGAKAFAQKVQVSGKFGGSTQWTKGKSVLDNAKANGYTVVTDAAGLESVKKADQDAPVLGLFSEGNMPRQFLRTTPTADGAEGEAKACQVNPERSDSVPTLAAMTTKAMDLLQNKNGFFMQVEGASIDKSDHDADACGQIGELDDLDQAIQAAQKWVSQSGEPTLIVATADHAHTSQITSDQDRTAGLTTRLLTADGAPMVINYANAPTNGEDALGGQNHTGSQLRIAASGPGAQNVIGRTDQTDLFFTVLNALPENKDAKPSEPSQPTEPTEPTEPSAEPGSDKDHSTESKPAEGDKGKTTAASGKAGNSSTSSLARTGVPAISLLLIAGGAVAAGVGAMRYKKNM, encoded by the coding sequence ATGTTGAAAAAGAATTCGAAGGTGATCGGAGGGATTGGCGCTCTGGCGCTGCTTGCAGCCCCCATAGCAGGCATTGCTACCTCCGCAGCTGATTCACCGACGACCCGCGGTTATAACGGTCCCAACTCATGTGTCACCATGGATGGCAACGGGAATGTTGTAGCCCCTGGCCCCGGAGATTGTGCCCAGTTTGGCACTGCCGGCCAGCAGCGAAGCAACGCAAAAGCCAAGAACGTCATCCTGCTTATTGGTGATGGCATGGGCCAGCAGGAAATCACGGCTGCGCGCAACTATCTGAAGGGGGCGGGCGGCCGCTTTGAGGGGCTTGACGAGCTGACTTCGGATGGCCTATACACTCACCACTCGATTAATAAAGACGGTTCTTTTAACTACGTTACGGATTCGGCTGCATCAGGCACTGCCTGGTCTACCGGTACCAAGACTTACAACGGTGCCATCGGAGTCGACCTAAAAGGCAAACCCCAAGAGAACCTGTTGGAAGTTGCCAAGAACGCTGGCATGCGCACAGGCAACGTCTCTACTGCCGAGATTCAGGACGCAACTCCTGCAGTAATGGGCGCCCACGCCACCGACCGGTCCTACTACTCTCCGACTGGACCCAAGCCTGCTAAGGGCGAGGACTTGCGCGAAAATGGCGGGATCGGGTCAATTTCTGAACAGCTAATCGATACTCGCGCCGACGTCACCATGGGTGGCGGCCGCAAGTATTTCGATTCGGTTGTTGCCAAAGATTCTGGAAACACCAATCCCTTCCTAAAGGGTGAAGCTAAGTATGACACCAAATGGAAGGCCGGTAAATCCGTCCTCGAAAATGCCAAGGACAACGGCTTCCAGGTAGCCGAAACCGCCGAGGACCTGGAAAAGATCTCTGAAGCGAATCAACAAAATCCGGTGCTTGGCCTATTTAGCCCCGGAAACATGGAAACTACCTTTGCCCCTTCCGAGGCCGTGAAAGGTGGAGCCACCGCAGAACCGCAAACCTGTAAAAAGCAGGAAATTGGTTCCGAACCAGAACTGAAGGCAATGACCGAAAAGGCCATTGACCTGCTGGACAAGCCGGACTCTGACAAGGGATTTTTCCTACAGGTAGAGTCCGCATCCATCGACAAGCGCGATCACGCCGCTGATGCTTGCGGGCAAATTGGCGAAACCGGCCGCCTCGACGAGGCCACCAAGGTTGCCTTGGACTTTGCTAAGGCTGACGGAAACACCCTGGTGGTAGTCACTGCAGATCACTCTCACACCAGCCAGGTAGTGCCTGATGGCGAGGATTCGGTAGCCTTCGCAACGCGCTTGCGCACGGAGGAAGGCTCGACTATGACTGTGGCCTACGGAACGCAGCCGACTACTGATTCGTCAATGCAACACACCGGAGCCCAGCTCCGCATTGGCGCCTACGGTCCCGGTGAGGAAAACGTCATTGGTCAAACAGATCAGACTGACACATTCTTTACTATCAAGAACGCTCTTGGTCTAGGTGAACAGGGCGCTGCCAATGACCTGGTGAAGAAACCTGCAGAGGCCCAGAATGTGCAGGATACGTGCTACAAGATAGATAAGGACGGCAAGGTAGTTGCCCCGAAACCGGGCGAATGCGCCCAGTATGGCGAGTCCGGGCCAGGCCGGTCAACTGACAAGGCGAAGAACGTCATTGTCTTCATTGGCGATGGCATGGGCGACAGCGAGATCACTTCTGCTCGCAACTACCTGTACGGCGCCAACGGGCGTCTGCCAGGACTAGACAATCTGAAGTACACCGGGTCTTACACGCACTTCTCGCTCAATCCTCAAACCGGTAAACCTAACTATGTAACCGACTCTGCGGCCTCTTCTACTGCTTGGAATACCGGCACTAAGACCTACAACGGAGCCATTGGCGTTGACATGTTGGGCAAGCCTGTTCCTAACCTTCTCGAGAACGCGAAGGCTCGCGGTATGAAGACCGGCAACGTTTCCACAGCCGAGATTGAAGATGCTACTCCTGCGGGGGCTGCTACTCACGCCCTCAACCGGAAGTGCTACGGCCCCGAGATGGACAAGAACAAGCAGGCTTGCCAGGGCGAGAAGTTCAAGAAGCAGTTCCGCGAGAATGGGGGACTGGGATCCATCGCAGAGCAGCTCGTTGATGTGCGCGCCGATGTCACTTTGGGCGGCGGAGCGAAGGCCTTCGCCCAGAAGGTGCAGGTATCCGGAAAGTTTGGCGGCTCTACCCAGTGGACTAAGGGCAAGTCTGTGCTAGACAATGCCAAGGCAAACGGGTACACCGTGGTCACTGATGCGGCAGGACTGGAGTCGGTAAAGAAAGCTGACCAGGATGCTCCGGTTTTGGGGCTATTCTCTGAAGGCAACATGCCACGCCAATTCCTGCGCACTACCCCTACCGCTGATGGGGCCGAGGGCGAAGCGAAGGCCTGCCAGGTAAATCCGGAGCGCAGTGATTCGGTGCCCACTTTGGCGGCGATGACCACTAAGGCTATGGATCTTCTGCAGAATAAGAACGGCTTCTTCATGCAGGTAGAGGGCGCCTCGATCGACAAGTCCGACCACGATGCGGATGCTTGTGGGCAGATTGGTGAACTGGACGATCTGGACCAGGCTATTCAGGCTGCCCAGAAGTGGGTAAGCCAGTCGGGCGAACCCACCTTGATCGTTGCCACTGCAGATCACGCACACACCAGCCAGATCACTAGCGACCAAGACCGCACCGCGGGTCTAACCACGAGGCTGCTAACTGCTGATGGTGCTCCGATGGTAATCAACTACGCCAACGCGCCTACCAATGGTGAGGACGCTCTGGGCGGACAAAACCACACCGGCTCCCAGTTGCGAATTGCAGCTTCTGGTCCCGGCGCCCAGAACGTTATCGGACGCACTGACCAGACAGACCTGTTCTTCACTGTGCTGAATGCACTCCCAGAAAACAAGGATGCGAAGCCCTCTGAACCGAGTCAGCCTACTGAGCCTACTGAGCCTACTGAGCCGAGCGCAGAGCCTGGCTCCGACAAGGACCACTCTACGGAATCTAAGCCGGCGGAAGGTGACAAGGGTAAGACCACTGCCGCCTCTGGTAAGGCGGGGAACTCCTCCACAAGTTCTCTGGCACGTACCGGCGTGCCTGCCATCTCGCTGCTACTGATTGCTGGTGGGGCTGTTGCCGCAGGTGTAGGCGCAATGCGGTATAAGAAGAATATGTAA
- the rpmI gene encoding 50S ribosomal protein L35 yields the protein MPKMKTHSGAKKRFRVTGSGKLMHEHPNKRHLLEVKSSKRKRRLSKDTVMNPAMTRHARRQLGI from the coding sequence ATGCCGAAAATGAAGACGCACTCTGGTGCAAAGAAGCGGTTCCGCGTGACCGGATCCGGCAAGCTCATGCACGAGCACCCCAACAAGCGCCACTTGCTAGAGGTCAAGTCCTCCAAGCGTAAGCGTCGCCTGTCCAAGGACACCGTCATGAACCCCGCAATGACTCGCCACGCAAGGCGTCAGCTGGGCATCTAA